A genomic region of Exiguobacterium oxidotolerans JCM 12280 contains the following coding sequences:
- a CDS encoding CAP domain-containing protein, which produces MKKVLVLGVMAFAFFGCESVPIEQAEAEYPKSGGKLIDEYTSEYPGYTWEVRRTATEEFVALTKDGKDYGKYRFRDGVTTQGATLNKDTEATLAKKGWKVVKSYRKGNTNYMLNLDHAAVYEKNDNYVTYFFDQYDKNRVKATLAIPKDVEAKKEGFYGAASKALRTTDEKLMLRLMNWERAEYKKPALSPYTALKPVTRGHSENMAKNNFFSHTDPEGRDPFDRMKAEGIRFSMAGENLSMGYPNVFAAHCGLMNSKGHRENIMQSGFKQADVGVAFRKDAPYFTINFRTP; this is translated from the coding sequence ATGAAAAAAGTATTAGTCCTCGGGGTAATGGCATTTGCTTTCTTTGGTTGCGAAAGCGTTCCAATCGAACAAGCGGAGGCGGAGTACCCGAAAAGTGGGGGAAAGCTGATTGACGAATATACAAGTGAGTACCCGGGATACACGTGGGAAGTCAGACGGACAGCGACAGAGGAGTTTGTCGCACTGACGAAAGACGGGAAGGATTACGGGAAGTATCGTTTCCGAGACGGCGTGACAACGCAAGGCGCGACGTTAAATAAAGATACGGAAGCGACGCTTGCGAAAAAAGGCTGGAAGGTCGTTAAGTCCTATCGAAAGGGAAATACGAACTATATGTTGAACCTTGATCACGCAGCCGTCTATGAAAAGAATGATAACTACGTGACGTATTTCTTTGATCAATATGATAAAAATCGCGTCAAAGCAACACTGGCGATTCCGAAGGACGTCGAAGCGAAAAAAGAAGGGTTCTACGGTGCTGCTTCAAAAGCGTTGCGGACGACGGATGAGAAGTTGATGTTACGTCTGATGAACTGGGAACGTGCCGAGTACAAGAAACCAGCATTGTCACCGTATACAGCATTAAAACCGGTCACGCGCGGACACAGTGAAAACATGGCGAAAAACAATTTCTTTTCGCATACGGATCCTGAAGGCCGCGACCCGTTCGACCGGATGAAGGCAGAAGGCATTCGCTTCTCGATGGCGGGTGAAAACTTATCGATGGGGTATCCGAATGTCTTCGCTGCCCACTGTGGATTGATGAACTCAAAAGGGCATCGTGAGAATATCATGCAAAGTGGTTTCAAACAAGCGGATGTCGGAGTGGCGTTTAGAAAAGATGCACCGTACTTTACGATTAACTTTAGAACACCGTGA
- a CDS encoding methionine ABC transporter permease: MSLDRFTTMLPDLTKALGETAFMVGISLTFAIIIGIPLGILLFITDRGLFFQNIIIRSTLDFAINIVRSLPFIILLVALIPLTQLITKTTIGPAAASVSLSVAAIPFLARLVETSLREIPPGLIEAAEACGAKPLRIIISVLLPEALPGIIQGLTLTLISLIGFSAMAGIVGGGGIGDLAIRFGYYRYDNVVMIMTIVVLVVIIQVIQALGNRFARVADKR, from the coding sequence ATGTCGCTTGACCGGTTTACGACAATGCTCCCTGACTTAACGAAAGCGCTCGGAGAGACGGCCTTCATGGTCGGTATTTCACTCACATTCGCCATTATCATCGGGATTCCGCTCGGGATCTTATTATTCATTACCGACCGCGGTCTCTTTTTCCAAAACATCATCATTCGCAGCACATTAGATTTTGCCATCAATATCGTCCGCTCGTTACCATTCATCATCTTACTCGTTGCCTTGATTCCATTGACGCAACTCATCACGAAGACGACGATTGGCCCTGCCGCCGCCTCGGTCAGTTTGAGCGTCGCCGCGATTCCGTTTCTCGCCCGACTCGTCGAAACCTCACTCCGTGAGATTCCACCCGGCTTGATTGAAGCAGCAGAAGCGTGCGGGGCGAAACCGCTTCGTATCATCATCAGTGTCCTCTTACCGGAAGCCTTGCCCGGAATCATTCAAGGCTTAACGTTGACATTGATCAGCCTGATCGGATTCTCAGCGATGGCCGGGATCGTCGGTGGTGGCGGAATTGGTGACCTCGCGATCCGGTTCGGTTATTACCGCTACGATAACGTCGTCATGATCATGACGATCGTCGTGCTCGTCGTCATCATTCAAGTCATTCAAGCACTCGGCAACCGGTTCGCCCGCGTCGCCGATAAACGATAA
- a CDS encoding MetQ/NlpA family ABC transporter substrate-binding protein, with amino-acid sequence MKKRYAFLATGLLGASILAGCGDSSANEETKSIKIGATSGPYSDMVKEAIQPGLEKKGYNVEIVEFSDYIQPNLALASGDLDANLFQHSIYLKTFAKEKNLDLTGLITVPTAPMGLYSKSYKTLDDVKEGAEVATPNDPTNQARALNLLADQGWIELKADTDPLTVSEKDIIKNPKKLVIKPLEAAQLPRAVESVDISAVPGNFALAAKFDLLDALALETMDEQYRNLVAVKTSDQDKQLAKNLTAVVQSDAFNDVIEKSFKGFSKPDWAN; translated from the coding sequence ATGAAAAAACGCTATGCCTTTCTAGCAACAGGATTATTAGGAGCAAGCATCTTAGCCGGATGCGGTGACAGCAGTGCAAATGAAGAAACGAAGTCCATCAAAATCGGAGCGACGAGTGGTCCCTATAGCGATATGGTCAAAGAAGCGATTCAACCGGGACTCGAAAAGAAAGGCTACAACGTCGAAATCGTCGAATTCAGTGATTACATTCAACCGAACCTCGCCCTCGCAAGCGGCGACCTCGATGCCAACCTGTTCCAGCACTCGATTTATTTAAAAACCTTTGCAAAGGAAAAAAATCTCGATCTCACAGGGCTGATCACCGTTCCGACAGCACCGATGGGTTTATACAGCAAGTCCTATAAAACGCTAGACGATGTCAAAGAAGGCGCTGAAGTCGCGACACCGAACGATCCGACGAACCAGGCGCGTGCTTTAAACCTGTTAGCGGATCAAGGTTGGATTGAACTAAAAGCAGATACCGATCCACTGACCGTCTCAGAAAAGGACATCATCAAAAATCCAAAGAAACTCGTCATCAAACCGCTTGAAGCCGCTCAGCTCCCACGCGCTGTCGAAAGTGTCGATATCTCAGCCGTTCCCGGAAATTTCGCACTTGCTGCGAAATTTGACTTACTGGATGCACTCGCACTCGAGACGATGGACGAACAGTACCGGAATCTGGTCGCTGTCAAAACAAGTGATCAAGATAAACAACTCGCAAAAAACTTGACGGCCGTCGTCCAATCGGATGCTTTTAATGATGTGATTGAAAAATCATTCAAAGGATTCAGTAAACCGGACTGGGCGAATTGA
- a CDS encoding aminotransferase class I/II-fold pyridoxal phosphate-dependent enzyme, producing the protein MKHFAPSIAIDRLPDPVFAELAQRIGSVKAAGHDVITLGQGTPDQTTPVHILDALRQAIDDASNLQYPPFRGHDFLKQAVANFYESEFGVSIDPATEVAILLGSKAGIVALPQTIVNPGEGVIVPDPGYPDYLSGAALAGAYPITLPLLAENSFLPDYNLLDSLDVERARMLFLNYPSNPTGATATAEAFEQTVAFADAHDICVVHDLAYGGISFDGPTRSFLQTEGAKNVGIELFSLSKRFNMSGFRIAFAIGNPSVIASIETYQEHLYVSAFTPIQHAATVALSSDQTCVRELSALYETRRDALFGALNEIGWAGPVPGGSFFVWLPVPSGFTSQSFTDHLLDEAHVAVTPGHFFGTYGEGYVRISLIADVDRLVEAVKRIGTLQLFQTAVAE; encoded by the coding sequence ATCCCGTCTTCGCAGAACTGGCCCAGCGGATCGGTTCCGTCAAAGCCGCAGGACACGACGTCATCACGCTCGGTCAAGGAACGCCGGACCAGACGACACCCGTACATATTCTCGATGCTTTAAGACAAGCCATCGATGATGCAAGTAATCTCCAGTACCCTCCGTTTCGCGGACACGATTTCTTAAAGCAGGCCGTCGCTAATTTTTATGAATCAGAATTTGGCGTGTCGATTGATCCGGCGACAGAAGTCGCGATTTTGCTCGGAAGTAAGGCCGGCATCGTCGCCCTTCCGCAGACGATCGTCAATCCCGGTGAAGGGGTCATCGTCCCGGATCCCGGTTACCCGGATTACTTATCGGGCGCAGCACTTGCCGGTGCGTATCCGATCACGCTGCCACTTCTCGCTGAAAATAGCTTTTTGCCTGACTATAACTTACTCGATTCGCTTGACGTCGAACGAGCCCGGATGTTGTTCCTCAACTACCCAAGCAATCCGACCGGTGCGACAGCGACAGCGGAAGCCTTTGAACAGACGGTCGCGTTCGCTGATGCACATGACATTTGCGTCGTCCATGACTTAGCGTACGGCGGGATCAGTTTCGATGGTCCGACGCGGAGTTTCCTCCAAACGGAAGGCGCTAAGAATGTCGGGATTGAGTTATTTTCACTCTCTAAACGGTTCAACATGTCCGGCTTCCGGATTGCCTTTGCAATCGGTAATCCGTCCGTCATCGCGAGCATCGAAACATACCAGGAACACCTTTACGTCAGTGCCTTCACACCGATCCAGCATGCAGCGACGGTCGCACTTTCAAGCGATCAGACATGTGTCCGTGAACTGAGCGCCTTGTATGAGACGCGACGTGATGCGTTGTTCGGTGCATTAAACGAAATCGGCTGGGCAGGACCGGTTCCGGGTGGTTCGTTTTTCGTCTGGCTGCCGGTCCCGTCCGGCTTCACGTCCCAAAGCTTCACCGATCACCTGCTCGACGAAGCGCACGTCGCCGTGACACCGGGTCACTTCTTCGGTACGTATGGTGAAGGTTACGTCCGGATCAGTTTGATTGCCGATGTCGACCGGCTCGTCGAGGCTGTCAAACGAATCGGGACCCTACAGCTCTTCCAAACCGCCGTTGCCGAATAA
- a CDS encoding methionine ABC transporter ATP-binding protein → MIEFAQITKQFVRDRTPIFALNDVNLTIEQGEIFGIIGESGAGKSTLLRLINGLETPTSGTVIVDGTNLSRVSKTSLRKLRLRVGMIFQHFQLIQSRTVADNIAFALKAAGVKRAEFPKRIQELTALVGLEGFETNYPSQLSGGQKQRVGIARALANNPSVLLCDEATSALDPVTTLQILDLLKDLNARLGLTIILITHEIDVVKQICHRVAVMAHGEVVEVASTYAIFSQAEHPVTKHYVDTALQIELPERILRAAPGKIIRLQFTGEKTGESTLSEAIKQFDIAVSILHGKVDYIQDVAFGVLIVSLTGPTLHVNRALTWLEGQLHAIEVIQDVA, encoded by the coding sequence ATGATTGAGTTCGCGCAGATCACAAAACAATTTGTCCGTGACCGCACACCGATTTTTGCGTTAAACGATGTCAACTTAACGATCGAACAAGGTGAAATCTTCGGCATCATCGGTGAATCCGGGGCTGGAAAAAGTACACTCTTACGGTTGATTAACGGACTTGAGACACCGACGAGCGGTACGGTCATCGTAGACGGAACGAACCTATCACGTGTCTCGAAAACATCTCTCCGGAAGCTCCGCCTCCGGGTCGGCATGATCTTTCAACATTTCCAACTGATCCAGTCCCGCACCGTTGCTGATAATATCGCGTTCGCCTTAAAGGCAGCCGGTGTCAAGAGAGCGGAGTTCCCGAAACGGATCCAGGAATTGACGGCACTCGTCGGACTCGAAGGATTCGAGACGAACTATCCGAGCCAACTCAGTGGTGGACAAAAACAACGCGTCGGCATCGCACGAGCGCTCGCCAACAATCCGAGCGTCTTACTCTGTGACGAAGCGACATCAGCGCTCGATCCCGTGACGACACTCCAGATTCTCGATTTACTGAAAGATTTAAACGCCCGACTCGGTTTGACGATCATCCTCATCACCCACGAAATCGACGTCGTTAAACAAATTTGTCACCGCGTTGCCGTCATGGCGCACGGGGAAGTCGTCGAAGTTGCTTCGACTTACGCTATATTTAGTCAAGCCGAGCATCCGGTCACAAAACATTACGTCGATACGGCACTTCAAATCGAGTTACCGGAACGGATTTTACGGGCGGCCCCCGGCAAAATCATTCGACTTCAGTTCACGGGTGAAAAAACAGGTGAGAGTACCTTATCTGAAGCCATCAAACAATTCGATATCGCAGTCAGCATCCTGCATGGGAAGGTCGACTACATCCAGGACGTTGCGTTTGGCGTCTTAATCGTCAGTTTGACGGGACCGACGCTGCACGTGAATCGTGCCTTAACCTGGCTCGAGGGACAGTTACATGCAATCGAGGTGATTCAAGATGTCGCTTGA